In the genome of Nocardioides marmoribigeumensis, one region contains:
- a CDS encoding class F sortase gives MSTPPGSTRTLAGDLATLRAEAATRPGASLAVVAALLCSLVSFGTAAFTDLDEDTPLTAAGHDVAFPELPGENHHARHGRHHTRPAAQSPMLKVARLHVDAPIVPIALQDDGVLAPPADVDHVGWWDASAGAGAKHGQTVLTGHTVHEGGGVMNDLARLTEGDLVSITDQGGEVDYKVTRVVTWSKRRLARRAVEVFGQDRHHGRLVMVTCADWDGKTFDSNVIAFAQPTGPLARPASPEQEARAT, from the coding sequence ATGTCGACCCCCCCGGGCAGCACGCGCACCCTGGCCGGTGACCTGGCAACACTCCGTGCAGAAGCCGCCACCCGGCCAGGGGCCTCCCTGGCCGTGGTGGCGGCTCTGCTGTGCAGCCTGGTCTCGTTCGGCACCGCGGCGTTCACCGACCTCGACGAGGACACCCCCCTCACCGCAGCCGGTCACGACGTCGCGTTCCCCGAGCTCCCGGGCGAGAACCACCACGCCCGGCACGGCAGGCACCACACCAGGCCGGCCGCGCAGTCCCCGATGCTCAAGGTCGCGCGGCTGCACGTCGACGCCCCGATCGTGCCGATCGCCCTCCAGGACGACGGCGTCCTGGCACCTCCCGCCGACGTCGACCACGTCGGGTGGTGGGACGCCAGCGCCGGGGCCGGCGCCAAGCACGGCCAGACCGTCCTGACCGGCCACACCGTGCACGAGGGCGGCGGCGTGATGAACGACCTGGCCAGGCTGACCGAGGGTGACCTGGTCAGCATCACCGACCAGGGTGGCGAGGTCGACTACAAGGTCACGCGCGTGGTGACCTGGTCCAAGAGGAGGCTGGCCCGTCGCGCGGTCGAGGTCTTCGGCCAGGACCGCCACCACGGCCGGCTGGTCATGGTCACGTGCGCGGACTGGGACGGAAAGACCTTCGACAGCAACGTGATCGCCTTCGCCCAGCCGACCGGCCCCCTGGCCCGGCCGGCGTCGCCCGAGCAGGAGGCCCGGGCCACCTGA
- a CDS encoding NAD(P)-binding domain-containing protein, which yields MTDRRPLEPLEPLDTVVVGAGQAGLSTSYHLQRLGLAHVVLDAEESAGGAWQHRWDSLTMDDVHGVADLPDGPAPGRGRHRANDVIPAWFADYERAHDLPVLRPVRVDRVESSGDLLVVRAGDRSWTTRTVVNATGTWSRPFVPSYPGRSSFRGEQLHTADYPGAEHFRGRRVLVVGGGASAIQLLGELRPVTDTVWATRREPVWRDASDPFDGRAAIALVEERVRRGLPPASVVSVTGLALRPQEQEAARLGAYDRRPMFERIEPDGVRWADGTVEPVDVIVWATGFRPAVGHLGPLGLRTPAGGIRLVMSTRDVQSATTAAADPRVQLVGYGPSASTIGGNRAGRAAATAVARHVREARQARQDAEVA from the coding sequence ATGACCGACCGGCGCCCCCTCGAGCCCCTCGAGCCACTCGACACGGTCGTCGTCGGGGCGGGCCAGGCGGGCCTGTCGACCTCCTACCACCTGCAGCGGCTGGGCCTGGCGCACGTCGTGCTGGACGCCGAGGAGTCCGCCGGCGGCGCCTGGCAGCACCGCTGGGACTCCCTGACGATGGACGACGTGCACGGCGTCGCCGACCTCCCCGACGGCCCGGCTCCCGGGCGGGGGCGCCACCGGGCCAACGACGTCATCCCGGCCTGGTTCGCCGACTACGAGCGCGCACACGACCTGCCCGTGCTGCGCCCGGTCCGCGTCGACCGGGTCGAGAGCAGCGGCGACCTGCTCGTGGTCCGCGCCGGCGACCGCAGCTGGACCACGCGCACCGTGGTCAACGCGACCGGCACGTGGAGCCGCCCGTTCGTGCCGTCCTACCCCGGGCGATCGTCGTTCCGCGGCGAGCAGCTTCACACCGCGGACTACCCGGGTGCCGAGCACTTCCGGGGCAGGCGGGTCCTCGTCGTCGGCGGTGGGGCCAGCGCCATCCAGCTCCTCGGTGAGCTGCGGCCCGTGACCGACACGGTCTGGGCCACCCGTCGCGAGCCCGTCTGGCGCGACGCCTCGGACCCCTTCGACGGTCGTGCGGCGATCGCCCTGGTCGAGGAGCGCGTACGCCGCGGGCTGCCGCCGGCCTCGGTGGTCTCGGTCACCGGTCTCGCCCTGCGGCCGCAGGAGCAGGAGGCGGCCCGGCTGGGCGCCTACGACCGGCGGCCGATGTTCGAGCGCATCGAGCCCGACGGGGTCCGCTGGGCCGACGGCACCGTCGAGCCGGTCGACGTCATCGTGTGGGCGACCGGCTTCCGCCCGGCGGTCGGGCACCTCGGCCCCCTCGGCCTGCGCACCCCTGCCGGCGGCATCCGCCTGGTCATGTCCACCCGTGACGTGCAGAGCGCGACCACGGCAGCCGCGGACCCGCGGGTGCAGCTGGTCGGCTACGGCCCGTCGGCGAGCACGATCGGCGGCAACCGCGCGGGGCGCGCGGCCGCGACCGCGGTGGCCCGGCACGTCCGGGAGGCCCGGCAGGCACGGCAGGACGCAGAGGTCGCCTGA
- a CDS encoding response regulator transcription factor, with amino-acid sequence MQPTHPATVLVVDDEPDVREMVRAFLEIGGFDVVAEAVDGAEAVQQYLALDPPPLPDVVVLDNRMPMMTGLEAAARMLERNPQQKIVMFSAHLDDATRAQAQDLGVAACLDKTKPARLPVVLRELLAA; translated from the coding sequence ATGCAGCCCACACATCCCGCCACTGTCCTGGTCGTCGACGACGAGCCCGACGTGCGCGAGATGGTGCGCGCCTTCCTCGAGATCGGCGGCTTCGACGTCGTCGCCGAGGCGGTCGACGGCGCGGAGGCCGTGCAGCAGTACCTCGCCCTCGACCCCCCGCCGCTGCCCGACGTGGTCGTCCTGGACAACCGCATGCCGATGATGACCGGCCTCGAGGCCGCCGCGCGCATGCTCGAGCGCAACCCGCAGCAGAAGATCGTGATGTTCTCCGCGCACCTCGACGACGCGACCCGGGCCCAGGCCCAGGACCTCGGCGTCGCGGCCTGCCTCGACAAGACCAAGCCGGCGCGGCTGCCCGTCGTGCTGCGCGAGCTGCTCGCCGCCTGA
- a CDS encoding helix-turn-helix domain-containing protein, translating to MNPAQEAALRAVDPVALGERIKAARVRSGLRQAEIGGKDVSVAHVSRIEAGKRRPSPALLESFAQRLSLSVDDLLWSPYGDVGDETRLEIDFAELALENADARAAERHARSAIEALPVGHPLGARAAFLHARALEAQGRLREAVAELEPLAVSGTVSSANAAVALCRCLRETGDLARSIEVGEDVLQTLRDSGLMGTDDAVQLVVTVAAAYFETGAVAVAARLCREAIASAEALGSAKARAAAYWNASMVEAHQGHVAEALPLAKRALALLSEGRDARNLARLRCMLGVLQLRSDPPQLDEAFATLTSGAEELRATSASPVDLGRNAAGLARIHLMKGDLVAAERLGNEAVDLVAGSGPLVEADARSVLGQAAARQDRPDLAQAEFLRAVALLTSSGADRSVAELWYELGACMDDLGLVAEARDAFRRAAASAGLYLHPGTAPRGEADPSRLLPTGTPGS from the coding sequence ATGAACCCCGCCCAGGAAGCCGCGCTGCGCGCCGTCGACCCGGTCGCGCTGGGCGAGCGGATCAAGGCGGCCCGGGTGCGCAGTGGGTTGCGCCAGGCGGAGATCGGGGGCAAGGACGTCTCGGTCGCGCACGTCTCCCGGATCGAGGCCGGCAAGCGGCGCCCGTCGCCGGCCCTGCTCGAGTCGTTCGCGCAGCGGCTCTCACTCTCGGTCGACGACCTGCTGTGGTCCCCCTACGGCGACGTGGGCGACGAGACCCGGCTCGAGATCGACTTCGCCGAGCTCGCGCTGGAGAACGCCGACGCCCGGGCGGCCGAGCGACACGCGCGCTCCGCCATCGAGGCGCTCCCGGTCGGGCACCCCCTGGGCGCCCGCGCGGCGTTCCTCCACGCCCGCGCCCTGGAGGCCCAGGGCCGGTTGCGGGAGGCCGTGGCCGAGCTCGAGCCCCTCGCGGTCTCCGGCACCGTCAGCAGCGCCAACGCCGCCGTCGCGCTGTGCCGCTGCCTGCGCGAGACCGGTGACCTCGCCCGCTCGATCGAGGTCGGCGAGGACGTCCTCCAGACGCTCCGCGACTCCGGCCTCATGGGCACCGACGACGCGGTCCAGCTCGTCGTGACCGTCGCCGCGGCGTACTTCGAGACCGGTGCGGTCGCGGTGGCCGCCCGGCTCTGCCGCGAGGCCATCGCCTCGGCCGAGGCCCTGGGGTCCGCCAAGGCCCGCGCCGCGGCGTACTGGAACGCGAGCATGGTCGAGGCCCACCAGGGCCACGTCGCCGAGGCGCTCCCGCTGGCCAAGCGGGCCCTCGCGCTGCTCTCGGAGGGGCGGGACGCCCGCAACCTGGCGCGGCTGCGCTGCATGCTCGGAGTGCTCCAGCTGCGCAGCGACCCGCCCCAGCTCGACGAGGCGTTCGCGACACTGACCAGTGGCGCCGAGGAGCTCCGTGCGACCAGCGCGAGCCCGGTCGACCTGGGGCGCAACGCCGCGGGGCTGGCGCGGATCCACCTGATGAAGGGCGACCTCGTGGCGGCCGAGCGCCTGGGCAACGAGGCGGTCGACCTGGTCGCGGGGAGCGGTCCGCTCGTCGAGGCCGACGCCCGGTCCGTGCTCGGCCAGGCGGCCGCCCGCCAGGACCGGCCCGACCTGGCGCAGGCCGAGTTCCTGCGAGCCGTGGCCCTGCTGACCTCGAGCGGGGCCGACCGCAGCGTCGCCGAGCTGTGGTACGAGCTGGGCGCCTGCATGGACGACCTCGGCCTGGTCGCGGAGGCGCGCGACGCCTTCCGCCGCGCGGCCGCGTCGGCCGGCCTCTACCTCCACCCGGGCACGGCCCCCCGCGGCGAGGCCGACCCCTCGCGGCTCCTGCCCACGGGCACCCCCGGCTCCTGA
- a CDS encoding zinc-binding dehydrogenase, whose product MDAPVAPYDGVVVEVGATGMCRSDWHAWAGHDELVFPHVPGHELAGVVVQVGAQVGRWRVGDRVTVPFVCGCGRCEWCRAGEAQVCPDQQQPGFTHWGSFAEQVALHAADTNLVAVPEGVDLATAASLGCRFATAYRALRHRARVATGEWVTVVGAGGVGLSAVMVARALGARVVAVDRNPAALELASELGAHTVLVTTGGTDVPAAVADLTGGGSHVAVDAVGSEQTCADALRSLRRRGRHVQVGLLPAAAGHPRLPMDRVVAWELDVLGSHGMAAADYPEMLALIADGSLQPQRLVRRTIGLAGAAELLPRLDSAELAGMTMVDPRA is encoded by the coding sequence GTGGACGCCCCCGTCGCGCCGTACGACGGCGTGGTGGTCGAGGTCGGGGCCACCGGCATGTGCCGCAGCGACTGGCACGCCTGGGCCGGTCACGACGAGCTCGTCTTCCCGCACGTGCCGGGCCACGAGCTGGCCGGCGTGGTGGTGCAGGTGGGCGCCCAGGTGGGGCGGTGGCGCGTCGGGGACCGGGTGACGGTGCCGTTCGTGTGCGGCTGTGGCCGCTGCGAGTGGTGCCGGGCCGGCGAGGCGCAGGTCTGTCCCGACCAGCAGCAGCCGGGCTTCACGCACTGGGGCTCCTTCGCCGAGCAGGTCGCCCTGCACGCCGCCGACACCAACCTCGTGGCCGTGCCCGAGGGCGTCGACCTCGCCACGGCCGCGAGCCTGGGCTGCCGCTTCGCGACGGCCTACCGCGCCCTGCGGCACCGGGCCCGGGTCGCGACCGGCGAGTGGGTCACGGTGGTCGGGGCCGGAGGGGTGGGGCTGAGCGCGGTCATGGTCGCCCGGGCCCTGGGGGCACGCGTCGTGGCGGTCGACCGCAACCCGGCCGCCCTGGAGCTCGCTTCCGAGCTGGGTGCGCACACGGTCCTCGTGACCACCGGCGGGACCGACGTGCCCGCAGCGGTGGCCGACCTGACCGGAGGAGGGAGCCACGTGGCCGTCGACGCCGTGGGCAGCGAGCAGACCTGCGCGGACGCCCTCCGGAGCCTGCGTCGCCGGGGCCGGCACGTGCAGGTGGGGCTGCTCCCCGCGGCGGCCGGGCACCCCCGCCTGCCGATGGACCGCGTCGTCGCGTGGGAGCTCGACGTCCTCGGCAGCCACGGCATGGCGGCCGCCGACTACCCCGAGATGCTCGCGCTCATCGCCGACGGGTCGTTGCAGCCGCAGCGCCTCGTCCGGCGCACGATCGGCCTTGCGGGGGCCGCCGAGCTCCTGCCCCGGCTCGACTCGGCCGAGCTCGCGGGCATGACGATGGTCGACCCGCGGGCCTGA
- a CDS encoding GntP family permease, producing the protein MTVPFVPLADPAPLVEPVASGTQLVVAALVAIGLIVALITAAKLHPFLALIFGGLAVGILAGQNVNDVIASFSTGFGATAAGVGALIALGAMFAKLLADSGGADQIVDTIVGRSSRRALPWAMAGVGALIGLPMFFEIGLVLLMPVIYLVARRAQLSVIAIGIPTLAGLSAMHGLVPPHPGPLVAISSLGADLGTTLMLGVLVAVPTVVVSGPLFGRLAGRWVDVPAPELFEAREERAETTRPAFASTVATVLLPVVLMMAKAIVDIVVDDPERRVQQVFDVIGNPFVALLAAVVVAMFTLGHASGMDRAAVTTSVESSLPAIAGILLIVAAGGGFKQVLVDTGIGTLLADWAKGADVSVLLLAWVLAVLIRLATGSATVATITASALMLGLVEGLSTGETSLVVLAIGSGSVFFSHVNDAGFWLVKEYFGLSVGQTIKSWSLMETVLSVSGLVFVLLLGVVI; encoded by the coding sequence ATGACCGTCCCGTTCGTCCCGCTCGCCGACCCGGCACCGCTCGTGGAGCCGGTCGCCTCCGGCACGCAGCTCGTCGTCGCGGCCCTCGTCGCGATCGGCCTGATCGTCGCGCTCATCACCGCGGCCAAGCTGCACCCGTTCCTCGCGCTGATCTTCGGTGGACTCGCGGTCGGCATCCTGGCCGGCCAGAACGTCAACGACGTCATCGCCAGCTTCTCCACCGGCTTCGGTGCGACGGCCGCGGGCGTCGGCGCGCTCATCGCCCTGGGCGCGATGTTCGCCAAGCTGCTGGCCGACTCCGGCGGCGCCGACCAGATCGTCGACACCATCGTCGGGCGCTCCTCGCGCCGTGCCCTGCCCTGGGCGATGGCCGGGGTGGGGGCGCTGATCGGCCTGCCGATGTTCTTCGAGATCGGCCTCGTGCTGCTCATGCCCGTGATCTACCTCGTCGCCCGCCGCGCCCAGCTCTCCGTCATCGCGATCGGGATCCCCACCCTCGCGGGCCTCTCCGCGATGCACGGCCTGGTCCCGCCGCACCCCGGTCCGCTGGTGGCGATCTCCTCGCTGGGGGCGGACCTCGGCACCACCCTCATGCTCGGTGTGCTCGTGGCGGTGCCGACGGTCGTCGTGTCCGGTCCGCTGTTCGGCCGCCTCGCCGGGCGCTGGGTCGACGTGCCCGCCCCCGAGCTGTTCGAGGCCCGGGAGGAGCGCGCCGAGACCACCCGCCCGGCGTTCGCCAGCACCGTCGCGACCGTCCTGCTGCCCGTCGTGCTGATGATGGCCAAGGCGATCGTCGACATCGTGGTCGACGACCCGGAGCGCCGCGTGCAGCAGGTCTTCGACGTGATCGGCAACCCGTTCGTCGCGCTGCTGGCCGCGGTCGTCGTCGCGATGTTCACCCTCGGGCACGCCTCCGGCATGGACCGCGCCGCGGTCACGACGTCGGTCGAGAGCTCGCTGCCCGCGATCGCCGGGATCCTGCTGATCGTCGCCGCCGGCGGTGGGTTCAAGCAGGTGCTCGTCGACACCGGCATCGGCACGTTGCTGGCCGACTGGGCCAAGGGCGCCGACGTCTCGGTGCTGCTGCTGGCCTGGGTGCTCGCCGTGCTGATCCGCCTCGCGACCGGTTCGGCCACCGTCGCCACGATCACCGCCTCGGCGCTGATGCTCGGCCTGGTCGAGGGCCTGTCGACGGGGGAGACCTCGCTGGTGGTGCTGGCGATCGGGTCCGGCTCGGTGTTCTTCAGCCACGTCAACGACGCCGGCTTCTGGCTGGTCAAGGAGTACTTCGGGCTCTCCGTCGGCCAGACGATCAAGTCGTGGTCGCTGATGGAGACCGTGCTGTCGGTCAGCGGCCTGGTGTTCGTGCTGCTGCTCGGCGTGGTGATCTAG
- a CDS encoding FadR/GntR family transcriptional regulator, whose translation MDRRPHGALHGDVLDALGTRIASGALATGAVLTLDGIARAHAVSMPVAREAVRVLQSMGLVTSRRRVGVTVQPRSAWNVFDPRVIRWRLEGEDRTAQLLSLSELRRGFEPVAAALAAERATPAQGRALAAAVADMEVHGRSGDLEAYLVADQVFHRTLLEASGNEMIAALASTVDEVLAGRTHHDLMPARPNPVAIALHDEVGSAVRRGDAPGAERAMRRIIDEAADAMREEQGG comes from the coding sequence GTGGACCGACGCCCGCACGGAGCCCTGCACGGAGACGTGCTCGACGCGCTCGGCACGCGCATCGCCTCCGGCGCGCTGGCCACGGGGGCGGTCCTCACGCTCGACGGCATCGCCCGCGCGCACGCCGTCTCGATGCCCGTCGCCCGCGAGGCCGTCCGCGTCCTGCAGTCGATGGGCCTGGTCACCTCGCGGCGACGCGTGGGCGTGACCGTCCAGCCCCGGTCGGCCTGGAACGTCTTCGACCCCCGGGTGATCCGCTGGCGCCTCGAGGGCGAGGACCGCACCGCCCAGCTGCTGTCCCTCTCCGAGCTGCGCCGCGGCTTCGAGCCGGTCGCTGCCGCCCTCGCGGCCGAGCGCGCCACCCCCGCACAGGGCCGCGCCCTCGCCGCGGCGGTGGCCGACATGGAGGTCCACGGCCGCAGCGGCGACCTCGAGGCCTACCTCGTCGCGGACCAGGTCTTCCACCGCACGCTGCTGGAGGCCAGCGGCAACGAGATGATCGCCGCCCTGGCGAGCACGGTCGACGAGGTGCTGGCCGGTCGTACCCACCACGACCTCATGCCGGCGCGCCCCAACCCGGTCGCCATCGCGTTGCACGACGAGGTCGGCAGCGCCGTACGACGGGGCGACGCACCCGGCGCGGAGCGGGCGATGCGCCGCATCATCGACGAGGCGGCGGACGCGATGCGCGAGGAGCAGGGCGGCTGA
- a CDS encoding NADPH-dependent FMN reductase → MGPDRVGYFVGSLPLYSPDSDWASRPWGQNSFDHLPAAVIGASVGQIGTAVAQQSLRGVLSFCNARQMTAPEAYVHFRPEYFGPDGEVLDESTAGFLSGFMQEFRVHTERVLTVIPRS, encoded by the coding sequence ATGGGTCCCGATCGCGTCGGCTACTTCGTCGGCAGCCTGCCCCTCTACAGTCCCGACTCCGACTGGGCCTCGCGCCCGTGGGGCCAGAACTCCTTCGACCACCTCCCCGCGGCGGTCATCGGGGCCTCGGTCGGCCAGATCGGGACCGCCGTGGCGCAGCAGAGCCTGCGCGGGGTGCTCAGCTTCTGCAACGCACGACAGATGACGGCCCCCGAGGCCTACGTGCACTTCCGGCCCGAGTACTTCGGGCCGGACGGCGAGGTCCTCGACGAGTCGACGGCGGGCTTCCTGAGCGGCTTCATGCAGGAGTTCCGCGTCCACACCGAGCGGGTCCTGACGGTCATCCCGCGGTCCTAG
- a CDS encoding gluconokinase, which translates to MTSQPPLVVVMGVSGSGKSTVGAALAQRLRVPFADADDFHPPANIAKMSAGEALDDDDRGPWLDAIGAWLHEHREQGGVISCSALKRSYRDRLREHAPDLELLHLHGDRDVIARRQASRPGHFMPASLLDSQFRTLEPLAPDERGLVVDVDQGVDAIVDHYATRTTSTTTPEETA; encoded by the coding sequence ATGACCAGCCAGCCGCCTCTCGTCGTCGTGATGGGCGTCTCCGGGTCGGGCAAGTCGACCGTCGGGGCCGCGCTCGCGCAGCGCCTGCGGGTGCCGTTCGCCGACGCCGACGACTTCCACCCCCCGGCCAACATCGCCAAGATGTCGGCCGGCGAGGCCCTCGACGACGACGACCGCGGCCCCTGGCTCGACGCCATCGGGGCCTGGCTCCACGAGCACCGCGAGCAGGGCGGGGTGATCAGCTGCTCGGCCCTCAAACGGTCCTACCGCGACCGGCTGCGTGAGCACGCCCCCGACCTCGAGCTGCTCCACCTGCACGGCGACCGCGACGTGATCGCCCGTCGCCAGGCCAGCCGGCCCGGCCACTTCATGCCCGCCTCGCTGCTCGACTCGCAGTTCCGCACCCTCGAGCCGCTCGCACCCGACGAGCGCGGGCTCGTCGTCGACGTCGACCAGGGCGTCGACGCGATCGTCGACCACTACGCCACCCGCACGACCAGCACCACCACTCCGGAGGAGACCGCATGA
- a CDS encoding phage tail protein, protein MTHVVDFTDVSTEGLESSPVAEALAGLRANEARYFKNKYDATFATEPATSGRGKELADHVARVLEEERGIVIASPALEAAELDVDGIRWTHVFHESGLAVNVLYTKQDGGKRAVGFKLAEGMDPPEELSAFKWARQKSKLAGTIRGSYFVVKGEY, encoded by the coding sequence ATGACCCACGTCGTCGACTTCACCGACGTCTCCACCGAGGGCCTGGAGTCCTCGCCCGTCGCCGAGGCCCTCGCCGGCCTGCGCGCCAACGAGGCGCGCTACTTCAAGAACAAGTACGACGCCACGTTCGCCACCGAGCCGGCGACCTCCGGACGGGGCAAGGAGCTCGCCGACCACGTCGCCCGCGTGCTCGAGGAGGAGCGCGGCATCGTGATCGCCTCGCCGGCCCTCGAGGCCGCCGAGCTCGACGTCGACGGCATCCGGTGGACGCACGTGTTCCACGAGTCCGGGCTGGCGGTCAACGTGCTCTACACCAAGCAGGACGGCGGCAAGCGGGCCGTCGGGTTCAAGCTGGCCGAGGGCATGGACCCGCCGGAGGAGCTGTCGGCCTTCAAGTGGGCGCGGCAGAAGTCCAAGCTGGCCGGCACGATCCGAGGCTCCTACTTCGTGGTGAAGGGCGAGTACTGA
- a CDS encoding SGNH/GDSL hydrolase family protein — protein sequence MIPLPRRSAARRTAVASGLALTLGLAAGAFTLTTFAASPAQALCPRDDTDCGPDIDPVDPADPTPPPPVQPVARFGWRVPSLGGTVSTPSPASTGSLVLDACASNGGPSGTAAYQWAIHDVASGRTTSYSSTSCRTTVGGRPLNGHWTADLRVVANDGSVATASHDLPFRDSLVVQLGDSAASGEGNPTHARPAAFDDNQCDRSSNAAAQLAANRRRSQLGPHATLTLWNLACSGAAIVTAPNGHGGVLRPYGGQQPAYGPVLPPQVDQLRALMSASGRQPDAVLVTAGANDTGWADLVIQCYWMNKIGLGLVVCERELGYDVQARLGLVEPAFRQLSNRLHTQLPDLPDSRIYLTEYWDATHDDRTATTDPIAGPGYSWWCPRDAMAPAASSRKWGYRNVVVPLNAHIQRAAGEHGWHYVGGIMGDFRRHGLCATNPWVVSPTESRGRQGNFNGSWHANLAGQQDIATRLLGSGAFDVSVRAPAF from the coding sequence ATGATCCCCCTCCCCCGCCGGTCCGCAGCCCGCCGCACAGCGGTGGCCTCCGGTCTCGCGTTGACGCTCGGCCTGGCCGCCGGTGCCTTCACTCTCACCACCTTCGCTGCCTCCCCCGCCCAGGCACTGTGCCCCCGCGACGACACGGACTGCGGGCCGGACATCGACCCGGTCGACCCGGCCGACCCGACACCTCCGCCGCCGGTGCAACCGGTCGCGCGCTTCGGCTGGCGCGTTCCCTCCCTCGGCGGCACGGTCTCCACCCCCTCTCCGGCCTCGACCGGAAGCCTGGTGCTCGACGCATGCGCCTCGAACGGCGGCCCGAGCGGGACTGCGGCCTACCAGTGGGCGATCCACGACGTCGCCTCGGGTCGCACCACCTCCTACAGCTCCACGTCCTGCCGGACCACCGTCGGAGGCCGTCCCCTCAACGGGCACTGGACCGCCGACCTGCGCGTCGTGGCCAACGACGGCTCCGTGGCGACCGCGAGCCACGACCTGCCTTTCCGCGACTCCCTGGTGGTGCAGCTCGGGGACTCGGCCGCCTCCGGCGAGGGCAACCCGACCCATGCCAGGCCGGCAGCCTTCGACGACAACCAGTGCGACCGCTCGAGCAATGCGGCCGCGCAGCTGGCCGCCAACCGACGGCGGAGCCAGCTGGGGCCCCACGCGACGCTCACTCTGTGGAACCTCGCCTGCTCGGGGGCGGCCATCGTCACCGCGCCCAACGGTCACGGCGGGGTGCTCCGTCCCTACGGCGGGCAGCAGCCCGCCTACGGCCCTGTGCTGCCGCCCCAGGTCGACCAGCTCCGCGCGTTGATGAGTGCCAGCGGACGCCAGCCCGACGCCGTGCTGGTCACCGCGGGAGCCAATGACACCGGGTGGGCGGACCTGGTCATCCAGTGCTACTGGATGAACAAGATCGGCCTCGGCCTTGTCGTCTGCGAGCGCGAGCTCGGGTACGACGTCCAGGCCAGGCTCGGCTTGGTCGAGCCCGCGTTCCGCCAGCTCTCCAACCGCCTTCACACCCAGCTCCCGGACCTTCCGGACAGTCGCATCTACCTCACCGAGTACTGGGACGCCACCCACGACGACCGGACCGCCACGACCGACCCCATCGCAGGTCCCGGCTACTCCTGGTGGTGCCCGCGTGACGCGATGGCGCCCGCGGCCTCCAGCCGCAAGTGGGGCTACCGCAACGTGGTCGTGCCTCTCAACGCCCACATCCAGCGGGCCGCCGGCGAGCACGGTTGGCACTATGTCGGCGGGATCATGGGTGACTTCCGACGCCACGGCCTCTGCGCGACCAACCCGTGGGTCGTGAGCCCCACCGAGTCCAGGGGCCGCCAGGGCAACTTCAACGGCTCGTGGCACGCCAACCTCGCGGGCCAGCAGGACATCGCGACCCGTCTCCTCGGCAGCGGCGCCTTCGACGTCTCCGTTCGGGCCCCTGCCTTCTGA
- a CDS encoding TetR family transcriptional regulator C-terminal domain-containing protein, protein MAKSRTSHDKASSQTRAELLEAGLTLLMEQPASAAFGHLTAAKVANQAGRTTGAFFHQWPTLEAYLQDFIGFVLRPSMSKNLNDTVERLLVELGAGKPFAEALTAAGGPVPEETARDPQTVTELLMWNRALHDDEFREAVATHYEGLDGEARLTYEGLMELLGREVRPPFTTETIGSAVTAVAQGLALRASMTPGHYPPQMFGWMVLALIPLFTREPGDGREAQAYVDGLGVDVVPDADGEDLSA, encoded by the coding sequence ATGGCGAAGTCACGCACCTCCCACGACAAGGCGTCGAGCCAGACTCGGGCCGAGCTCCTCGAGGCCGGGCTCACCCTCTTGATGGAGCAGCCGGCCTCCGCGGCCTTCGGCCACCTGACAGCGGCCAAGGTGGCGAACCAGGCCGGTCGCACGACGGGAGCGTTCTTTCATCAGTGGCCGACCCTCGAGGCCTACCTGCAGGACTTCATCGGGTTCGTGCTGAGGCCCTCGATGTCGAAGAACCTCAACGACACCGTCGAGCGGCTCCTCGTCGAGCTCGGTGCGGGGAAGCCGTTCGCCGAGGCCCTCACGGCAGCCGGCGGCCCGGTCCCAGAGGAAACCGCACGCGACCCGCAGACGGTGACGGAGCTGCTCATGTGGAACCGCGCCCTCCACGACGACGAGTTCCGTGAGGCGGTCGCGACGCACTACGAAGGCCTCGACGGCGAGGCGCGACTCACCTACGAGGGCCTCATGGAGCTGCTCGGGCGAGAGGTCCGGCCACCCTTCACCACCGAGACCATCGGCTCCGCCGTCACCGCCGTGGCGCAAGGCCTCGCGCTGCGCGCCTCGATGACGCCCGGACACTACCCGCCGCAGATGTTCGGCTGGATGGTGCTGGCACTCATCCCGTTGTTCACGCGCGAGCCGGGCGACGGCAGGGAGGCGCAGGCCTACGTCGACGGGCTCGGCGTGGACGTGGTCCCCGACGCTGACGGCGAGGACCTCTCGGCCTGA